In Denticeps clupeoides chromosome 1, fDenClu1.1, whole genome shotgun sequence, a single window of DNA contains:
- the man2b2 gene encoding epididymis-specific alpha-mannosidase isoform X1, giving the protein MWGLAFALTLASCSPLSGNSGNAGVPVHTFVVPHSHMDVGWVYTVQESMHAYAANVYSTVVEELSRAKQRKFIAVEQEFFRLWWDSVATDQHKKLVRQLLQERRLEFVIGGQVMHDEAVTDVDDAILQLTEGHGFLYETFGIRPRFSWHVDPFGASATTPVLFALAGFHAHLISRVDYDLKNEMQNNKRLQFVWRGSSSLGAKQEIFTHTMDQFSYCTPSYIPFSNSMCLIRSGFYWNGVALFPDPPKDGIYPNMSLLVTPKTLEAYAQTMVDNIKQRAQWFRTGHVLWPWGCDKQFYNASVQFSNMDVLLDYINRHSDKFGVTVQYATLGDYFQAVHQSNFSWEVRRNRDFLPYSTEPFQAWTGFYASRNVLKGVARKASSLLHAAETLFARYRVAYPEGPVHSDWALQKLRALSWAVSEVQHHDGITGTESPKVADMYMQHLTQGMMGVEELLAAIFLLPQSLSMTLSKPQPDTSRSLEQHVIIYNPLAWNITTYVNVTVTFAMATVFDEDGRVVPAQIQPCVSSTTEYDLFILVELGGLQFRKYIIKFLPLPCWDADECGWMHQARMLKFEKRNVSQWKRTGRKLLPVVNDCYILLFDQETNLLHSITDRNSNRKVSMRQDFWEYESNGDVKKGPISDNYIFSTSHSAVPAYKAVSMEIITGKIITEIRQYFYRQESDEDYTYSVVTRVPESFKDRLLCRRLEQSYTVGPLELNREAVFRTNTNLKNNRTIFTDNNGYQMLRRTFRTFNNNSIARNFYPMVRAAYIEDDCSRLVVLSERAHGVSSQQHGQVEVMLHRRLWNNQGWNLGYNLTLNDTSVVRPILWTILGSSSAIGSLYQREALELQHRPVVMPIDKPQKPWRKEPWNGSTMQPVVLPANLHMQTLSVPGWSYSSNHSVNRQNLDLGKQGSAPDLDRILLRITHLYETGEDPVLSVPTTINLRDVLQGMGEVKEVRERSLTGTWDISDLQRWKWQTKEDLDKKGDATSFDIVTKDFNITISPKEIRTFFVYFK; this is encoded by the exons ATGTGGGGGCTCGCCTTTGCTCTGACGTTGGCGTCTTGCTCGCCCCTCTCCGGGAATTCCGGGAATGCGGGGGTCCCGGTCCACACGTTCGTCGTCCCGCACAGTCACATGGACGTGGGCTGGGTCTACACCGTCCAG gagAGCATGCATGCCTACGCCGCCAACGTCTACAGCACGGTGGTGGAGGAGCTGTCGCGGGCCAAACAGCGCAAGTTCATCGCCGTGGAGCAGGAGTTCTTCcgactctggtgggactcggTGGCCACGGATCAGCACAAGAAGCTG gtGAGACAGCTGTTGCAAGAACGCCGCCTGGAGTTCGTCATTGGGGGTCAGGTGATGCACGATGAGGCTGTCACCGACGTAGACGACGCCATTCTGCAGCTCACAG aGGGGCATGGATTCCTATATGAGACGTTCGGCATCCGGCCTCGATTCTCTTGGCATGTGGACCCGTTCGGCGCGTCGGCCACCACGCCGGTTCTGTTCGCCCTGGCAGGGTTCCACGCTCATCTCATTTCACGTGTTGATTATGACCTAAAGAATGAGATGCAGAACAACAAG AGGCTCCAGTTTGTGTGGAGAGGATCATCGTCCTTGGGAGCAAAGCAAGAGATCTTTACCCACACCATGGACCAGTTCAGCTACTGCACCCCGTCCTACATTCCCTTCTCTAACAG CATGTGTCTCATCAGGTCTGGGTTTTACTGGAACGGCGTGGCCTTGTTTCCTGATCCCCCTAAAGATGGCATCTATCCCAACATGAGCTTGCTGGTCACGCCGAAAACCCTCGAGGCTTACGCCCAGACCATGGTGGACAACATCAAACAAAGGGCCCAGTGGTTTCGAACGGGTCATGTCCTCTGGCCTTGG GGCTGTGACAAGCAGTTCTACAACGCGTCAGTACAGTTCTCCAACATGGACGTCTTGCTGGACTACATTAACAGGCACAGCGACAAATTCGGAGTGACCGTGCAGTACGCCACCCTCGGCGATTATTTCCAGGCAGTCCACCAATCAAATTTCTCCTGGGAAGTGAGGCGAAACCGGGACTTCCTGCCTTACTCTACTG AGCCATTCCAGGCCTGGACAGGATTCTATGCTTCTCGGAACGTTCTGAAGGGCGTGGCCAGGAAAGCCAGCTCCCTGCTTCATGCTGCAGAGACTCTCTTCGCTCGCTATCGTGTCGCTTACCCAGAAGGACCAGTCCACTCCGACTGGGCCTTACAAAAGCTTAGAGCGCTAAGCTGGGCCGTCTCAGAG gTCCAGCACCATGACGGCATCACCGGGACTGAGTCGCCGAAAGTGGCCGACATGTACATGCAACATCTAACGCAAGGCATGATGGGAGTGGAGGAGCTCCTGGCAGCTATCTTTCTTTTACCCCAGTCTCTCAGCATGACATTGAGTAAACCCCAGCCAG ACACCTCCAGGAGCCTTGAACAGCATGTGATTATCTACAATCCTCTTGCCTGGAATATCACCACTTACGTCAATGTCACTGTTACCTTCGCCATGGCGACAGTATTTGATGAGGATGGACGGGTTGTCCCAGCGCAG ATCCAGCCTTGTGTCAGTTCCACCACTGAGTACGACCTGTTCATCTTGGTCGAACTGGGAGGGCTTCAATTCAGGAAGTACATCATCAAGTTCTTACCACTTCCCTGCTGGGATGCGGACGAGTGCGGCTGGATGCACCAAGCGAGGATGCTGAAGTTCGAGAAGCGGAATGTCAGCCAGTGGAAGAGGACTGGCAGGAAGCTGCTGCCGGTTGTGAATGACTGTTACATTCTGCTGTTCGACCAGGAGACCAACCTGCTGCACAGCATCACCGACAG GAACAGCAACAGGAAGGTCAGCATGAGGCAGGATTTCTGGGAGTACGAGTCCAATGGAGACGTAAAGAAGGGCCCAATCTCTGACAACTACATCTTCAGTACCAGCCACTCCGCTGTGCCTGCGTATAAAGCTGTCTCCATGGAGATCATCACGGGAAAGATAATCACTGAGATTCGGCAGTACTTCTACCG GCAAGAGTCTGATGAGGACTACACCTACTCCGTGGTGACCAGGGTGCCAGAGAGTTTCAAGGACCGGCTGCTCTGCCGTCGGCTGGAGCAGAGTTACACGGTGGGTCCCCTGGAACTGAACCGAGAGGCTGTATTCAGGACCAACACCAACCTGAAGAACAACCGGACAATCTTTACAGACAACAATGGCTACCAGATGTTGAGGAGAACGTTCAGGACCTTCAACAACAATTCCATTGCCAGA AATTTTTACCCAATGGTGCGTGCTGCTTACATCGAGGATGACTGTAGTAGGCTGGTCGTTCTCAGCGAGAGAGCCCACGGAGTGTCCAGTCAGCAGCACGGCCAGGTGGAA GTGATGCTGCATAGACGTCTGTGGAACAACCAGGGATGGAACCTTGGGTACAACCTCACCCTCAACGACACGTCTGTGGTGCGGCCCATCCTGTGGACCATCCTGGGGTCTTCGTCTGCAATTGGCTCTCTCTACCAGAGGGAGGCGCTGGAGTTGCAGCACAGGCCTGTGGTCATGCCCATCGACAAGCCAC AGAAACCGTGGAGAAAAGAGCCATGGAACGGTTCCACAATGCAGCCTGTGGTTTTACCCGCGAACCTCCACATGCAGACCCTCAGTGTCCCCGGCTGGAGCTACAGCTCCAACCACTCTGTGAACAGGCAGAACCTGGACCTGG gtaAGCAGGGGTCGGCACCAGATTTGGACCGAATACTGCTGAGGATCACACATCTGTATGAAACTGGGGAAGACCCGGTTCTGTCGGTGCCCACCACCATCAACCTGCGG GACGTCCTGCAAGGCATGGGTGAAGTAAAGGAAGTGAGGGAGCGATCCCTCACTGGAACCTGGGATATCTCTGATCTCCAGAGGTGGAAGTGGCAGACCAAAGAGGACCTTGATAAAAAGG GTGATGCTACATCTTTTGATATCGTCACCAAGGACTTCAATATCACCATATCACCCAAAGAGATCAGGACATTTTTCGTCTACTTCAAATAG
- the LOC114785143 gene encoding uncharacterized protein LOC114785143 — protein sequence MTNWSVLLLLQNRAAPHVASDENVVVMETEFVDPQSCKATERSDIVFEIEAEQSEQIEISQIERFIRMETVREQRGGPGHPGSDSSGKTTVGPGPVQRCAAAYLLGSRACAKPTEGLAILIEPMPLPSKGQKKVQKYPAARKPQRHFKAGPSRVNVLTKLPLTGTTAKSPVPYTVPKRTRPDTLSRRNQTSCPYGRPQPGTSTVLPLPVTAVTSSSEAGMKVPRMQLPQDNSTSERESMKRKETMREQQGGPGHPGSDSSRKTTAGPGPVQRCAAAYLLGSRACAKPTEGLAILIEPMPQPSKRQKKVQQYPAARKPQRHPKAGPSQVKTLTKLPLTGTVAKPPVPYTVAKRTRPDTLAGRNQMSCPYGRPQPGTSTVLPLPVTAVSSLPEAGMKAPRMQPDPTTPWTQLSSDTVVQCLEI from the exons ATGACTAACTGGAGtgttctgctcctgctgcag AATCGCGCGGCGCCGCACGTCGCGTCGGACGAGAAcgtcgttgtcatggaaacggagtttgttgatcctcagagctgtaaagcgaCCGAGAGGAGCGACATCGTTTTTG aaatagaaGCTGAGCAAAGTGAGCAGATTGAGATTTCCCAGATTGAGAGATTCATCAGGATGGAGACCGTgagagagcagcgaggaggaccaggacatccaggatcCGACAGCAGCGGGAAGACGACGGTTGGTCCAGGCCCAGTTCAGCGGTGTGCGGCTGCATATCTACTGGGTTCTCGGGCCTGTgctaaaccgactgagg GTTTGGCTATTCTAattgagccaatgcccctaCCATCAAAAGGGCAGAAGAAGGTGCAGAAATATCCTGCAGCCAGAAAGCCCCAGCGACACTTCAAGGCTGGTCCATCACGGGTCAACGTGCTGACAAAGCTGCCCCTGACGGGTACCACAGCCAAGTCACCTGTCCCCTACACTGTACccaagaggaccagaccagacacctTGTCCAGGAGGAACCAGACAAGCTGTCCATACggaagaccccagcctggaacgtccactgtgctgcctctgcctgtcaccgctgtgaccagttcatcagaggcaggcatgaaggtcCCCAGGATGCAGCTGCCCCAGGACAA CTCGACATCAGAGCGAGAATCAATGAAGAGAAAGGAGACCATGAGAGAGCAGcaaggaggaccaggacatccaggatctgacagcagcaggaagacgacGGCCGGTCCAGGCCCAGTTCAACGGTGCGCggctgcgtatctactgggtTCTCGGGCCTGTgctaaaccgactgagg GTTTAGCCATTCTAATTGAGCCAATGCCCCAACCGTCAAAAAGGcagaagaaggtgcagcaatatcctgcagccaggaagccccagcgacaccccaaggcCGGTCCATCACAGGTCAAAACGCTGACCAAGCTGCCCCTGACAGGTACTGTAGCCAAGCCGCCTGTCCCCTACACTGTAGccaagaggaccagaccagacacctTGGCCGGGAGGAACCAGATGAGCTGTCCATACggaagaccccagcctggaacgtccactgtgctgcctctgcctgtcaccgctgtgagCAGTTtaccagaggcaggcatgaaggccccCAGGATGCAGCCAGACCCGACCACCccctggacccagct tTCTAGTGACACGGTAGTACAGTGCTTGGAGATATGA
- the LOC114786454 gene encoding CTD nuclear envelope phosphatase 1A-like: protein MLKTRQCLLGVRTFLGVAARLWGFIMFVLRKHLRTIIQYQTVRYDILPLSSISRNRLNAVKRKVLVLDLDETLIHSHHDGVLRPTVRPGTPPDFILKVVIDKHPVRFFVHKRPHVDFFLEVVSQWYELVVFTASMEIYGSAVADKLDNNRGILKRRYYRQHCTLDLGSYVKDLSVVHADLSSIVILDNSPGAYRSHPDNAIPIKSWFSDPSDTALLNLLPMLDALRFTADVRSVLSRNLHQHRLW, encoded by the exons ATGCTGAAGACCCGCCAGTGTCTGCTCGGGGTCCGCACGTTCCTCGGCGTGGCGGCGCGGCTCTGGGGCTTCATCATGTTCGTCCTCAGGAAGCACCTGCGCACC ATCATCCAGTATCAGACGGTGCGTTACGACATATTGCCCCTGTCGTCTATCTCCAGAAACAGACTCA ATGCTGTGAAGCGGAAAGTCTTGGTTCTGGATTTGGACGAGACGCTGATCCACTCGCATCACGACGGGGTTTTACGACCCACGGTGCGACCGGGCACTCCTCCAGATTTTATCCTCAAG GTGGTCATTGACAAACACCCAGTCAGGTTCTTTGTACATAAAAGGCCACATGTAGACTTCTTCTTAGAAGTG GTAAGCCAGTGGTATGAGCTGGTGGTCTTCACAGCCAGCATGGAGATCTATGGGTCTGCTGTCGCAGACAAACTAGACAACAACAGAGGGATCCTGAAACGCAGATACTACAGACAG CACTGCACGCTGGATCTAGGTAGTTACGTAAAAGACCTGTCCGTCGTACACGCCGACCTGTCCAGTATAGTAATCTTGGACAACTCACCTGGGGCCTACCGAAGTCATCCAg ACAATGCAATACCAATTAAATCCTGGTTCAGTGACCCCAGTGACACAGCACTTCTGAACCTACTACCTATGCTGGATGCGTTAAG gttcACTGCTGATGTCAGGTCGGTCCTCAGTCGAAACCTCCATCAGCACCGCCTTTGGTGA
- the LOC114786432 gene encoding macrophage mannose receptor 1-like — MLLLLLLSGLCFFSACAAKEFHFLSEAMTWTESQLYCRANFTDLATIENTAETNNINSIVIGTYSGLAWIGLYDVWTWSLKGSSFYGSGETEYRNWYPGYPTNYYDCTIMYVQWINQYCNYQYPFVCYNANNNQYIYVGEVKSWTDAQTYCRSTYTDLVSIRSSAENAKVSALRQNSFMWIGLYRTRTWSDQSNSTFTNWKSGQPDNAGCTAASFTNSGQWAEENCGSSLPFICYDSLMYVGLQVKFTSSTDLTWSEIEQTVVNQLYEEFVKHGLPGNIKLQLKNVQRTQN; from the exons atgctcctcctgctgctgctttcaG GTCTCTGTTTCTTTTCCGCTTGTGCCGCCAAAGAGTTCCACTTTTTAAGTGAAGCCATGACCTGGACAGAATCCCAGCTGTACTGTAGAGCAAATTTCACTGATCTGGCCACCATTGAGAACACAGCAGAGACAAACAACATCAACAGCATCGTTATCGGCACTTACAGCGGTTTGGCTTGGATCGGACTGTATGATGTGTGGACCTGGTCCCTGAAAGGCAGCAGTTTCTACGGCAGTGGAGAAACAGAGTACCGAAACTGGTACCCTGGTTATCCAACAAATTATTATGATTGTACAATTATGTACGTTCAGTGGATTAACCAGTACTGCAATTATCAATATCCATTTGTCTGTTACAATG CAAATAATAACCAGTATATTTATGTCGGTGAGGTTAAGTCCTGGACAGACGCACAGACGTATTGCAGAAGTACCTACACTGACCTCGTCAGCATCAGAAGTTCTGCTGAGAACGCCAAAGTCAGCGCATTAAGACAAAATTCCTTCATGTGGATTGGCCTGTACAGAACGAGGACTTGGTCGGACCAGAGCAACTCCACCTTCACCAACTGGAAAAGCGGACAGCCGGACAACGCAGGCTGTACTGCTGCGTCTTTCACGAACTCTGGCCAATGGGCTGAAGAAAACTGCGGCAGCAGCCTGCCGTTCATCTGCTATg ATTCTTTAATGTATGTTGGGCTGCAAGTAAAATTCACCTCCAGCACAGACCTAACATGGTctgaaattgaacaaactgtTGTAAATCAG CTTTATGAAGAGTTTGTTAAACATGGACTGCCCGGCAACATTAAACTGCAgctaaaaaatgtacaaagaacACAGAACTAG
- the man2b2 gene encoding epididymis-specific alpha-mannosidase isoform X2 encodes MWGLAFALTLASCSPLSGNSGNAGVPVHTFVVPHSHMDVGWVYTVQESMHAYAANVYSTVVEELSRAKQRKFIAVEQEFFRLWWDSVATDQHKKLVRQLLQERRLEFVIGGQVMHDEAVTDVDDAILQLTEGHGFLYETFGIRPRFSWHVDPFGASATTPVLFALAGFHAHLISRVDYDLKNEMQNNKRLQFVWRGSSSLGAKQEIFTHTMDQFSYCTPSYIPFSNRSGFYWNGVALFPDPPKDGIYPNMSLLVTPKTLEAYAQTMVDNIKQRAQWFRTGHVLWPWGCDKQFYNASVQFSNMDVLLDYINRHSDKFGVTVQYATLGDYFQAVHQSNFSWEVRRNRDFLPYSTEPFQAWTGFYASRNVLKGVARKASSLLHAAETLFARYRVAYPEGPVHSDWALQKLRALSWAVSEVQHHDGITGTESPKVADMYMQHLTQGMMGVEELLAAIFLLPQSLSMTLSKPQPDTSRSLEQHVIIYNPLAWNITTYVNVTVTFAMATVFDEDGRVVPAQIQPCVSSTTEYDLFILVELGGLQFRKYIIKFLPLPCWDADECGWMHQARMLKFEKRNVSQWKRTGRKLLPVVNDCYILLFDQETNLLHSITDRNSNRKVSMRQDFWEYESNGDVKKGPISDNYIFSTSHSAVPAYKAVSMEIITGKIITEIRQYFYRQESDEDYTYSVVTRVPESFKDRLLCRRLEQSYTVGPLELNREAVFRTNTNLKNNRTIFTDNNGYQMLRRTFRTFNNNSIARNFYPMVRAAYIEDDCSRLVVLSERAHGVSSQQHGQVEVMLHRRLWNNQGWNLGYNLTLNDTSVVRPILWTILGSSSAIGSLYQREALELQHRPVVMPIDKPQKPWRKEPWNGSTMQPVVLPANLHMQTLSVPGWSYSSNHSVNRQNLDLGKQGSAPDLDRILLRITHLYETGEDPVLSVPTTINLRDVLQGMGEVKEVRERSLTGTWDISDLQRWKWQTKEDLDKKGDATSFDIVTKDFNITISPKEIRTFFVYFK; translated from the exons ATGTGGGGGCTCGCCTTTGCTCTGACGTTGGCGTCTTGCTCGCCCCTCTCCGGGAATTCCGGGAATGCGGGGGTCCCGGTCCACACGTTCGTCGTCCCGCACAGTCACATGGACGTGGGCTGGGTCTACACCGTCCAG gagAGCATGCATGCCTACGCCGCCAACGTCTACAGCACGGTGGTGGAGGAGCTGTCGCGGGCCAAACAGCGCAAGTTCATCGCCGTGGAGCAGGAGTTCTTCcgactctggtgggactcggTGGCCACGGATCAGCACAAGAAGCTG gtGAGACAGCTGTTGCAAGAACGCCGCCTGGAGTTCGTCATTGGGGGTCAGGTGATGCACGATGAGGCTGTCACCGACGTAGACGACGCCATTCTGCAGCTCACAG aGGGGCATGGATTCCTATATGAGACGTTCGGCATCCGGCCTCGATTCTCTTGGCATGTGGACCCGTTCGGCGCGTCGGCCACCACGCCGGTTCTGTTCGCCCTGGCAGGGTTCCACGCTCATCTCATTTCACGTGTTGATTATGACCTAAAGAATGAGATGCAGAACAACAAG AGGCTCCAGTTTGTGTGGAGAGGATCATCGTCCTTGGGAGCAAAGCAAGAGATCTTTACCCACACCATGGACCAGTTCAGCTACTGCACCCCGTCCTACATTCCCTTCTCTAACAG GTCTGGGTTTTACTGGAACGGCGTGGCCTTGTTTCCTGATCCCCCTAAAGATGGCATCTATCCCAACATGAGCTTGCTGGTCACGCCGAAAACCCTCGAGGCTTACGCCCAGACCATGGTGGACAACATCAAACAAAGGGCCCAGTGGTTTCGAACGGGTCATGTCCTCTGGCCTTGG GGCTGTGACAAGCAGTTCTACAACGCGTCAGTACAGTTCTCCAACATGGACGTCTTGCTGGACTACATTAACAGGCACAGCGACAAATTCGGAGTGACCGTGCAGTACGCCACCCTCGGCGATTATTTCCAGGCAGTCCACCAATCAAATTTCTCCTGGGAAGTGAGGCGAAACCGGGACTTCCTGCCTTACTCTACTG AGCCATTCCAGGCCTGGACAGGATTCTATGCTTCTCGGAACGTTCTGAAGGGCGTGGCCAGGAAAGCCAGCTCCCTGCTTCATGCTGCAGAGACTCTCTTCGCTCGCTATCGTGTCGCTTACCCAGAAGGACCAGTCCACTCCGACTGGGCCTTACAAAAGCTTAGAGCGCTAAGCTGGGCCGTCTCAGAG gTCCAGCACCATGACGGCATCACCGGGACTGAGTCGCCGAAAGTGGCCGACATGTACATGCAACATCTAACGCAAGGCATGATGGGAGTGGAGGAGCTCCTGGCAGCTATCTTTCTTTTACCCCAGTCTCTCAGCATGACATTGAGTAAACCCCAGCCAG ACACCTCCAGGAGCCTTGAACAGCATGTGATTATCTACAATCCTCTTGCCTGGAATATCACCACTTACGTCAATGTCACTGTTACCTTCGCCATGGCGACAGTATTTGATGAGGATGGACGGGTTGTCCCAGCGCAG ATCCAGCCTTGTGTCAGTTCCACCACTGAGTACGACCTGTTCATCTTGGTCGAACTGGGAGGGCTTCAATTCAGGAAGTACATCATCAAGTTCTTACCACTTCCCTGCTGGGATGCGGACGAGTGCGGCTGGATGCACCAAGCGAGGATGCTGAAGTTCGAGAAGCGGAATGTCAGCCAGTGGAAGAGGACTGGCAGGAAGCTGCTGCCGGTTGTGAATGACTGTTACATTCTGCTGTTCGACCAGGAGACCAACCTGCTGCACAGCATCACCGACAG GAACAGCAACAGGAAGGTCAGCATGAGGCAGGATTTCTGGGAGTACGAGTCCAATGGAGACGTAAAGAAGGGCCCAATCTCTGACAACTACATCTTCAGTACCAGCCACTCCGCTGTGCCTGCGTATAAAGCTGTCTCCATGGAGATCATCACGGGAAAGATAATCACTGAGATTCGGCAGTACTTCTACCG GCAAGAGTCTGATGAGGACTACACCTACTCCGTGGTGACCAGGGTGCCAGAGAGTTTCAAGGACCGGCTGCTCTGCCGTCGGCTGGAGCAGAGTTACACGGTGGGTCCCCTGGAACTGAACCGAGAGGCTGTATTCAGGACCAACACCAACCTGAAGAACAACCGGACAATCTTTACAGACAACAATGGCTACCAGATGTTGAGGAGAACGTTCAGGACCTTCAACAACAATTCCATTGCCAGA AATTTTTACCCAATGGTGCGTGCTGCTTACATCGAGGATGACTGTAGTAGGCTGGTCGTTCTCAGCGAGAGAGCCCACGGAGTGTCCAGTCAGCAGCACGGCCAGGTGGAA GTGATGCTGCATAGACGTCTGTGGAACAACCAGGGATGGAACCTTGGGTACAACCTCACCCTCAACGACACGTCTGTGGTGCGGCCCATCCTGTGGACCATCCTGGGGTCTTCGTCTGCAATTGGCTCTCTCTACCAGAGGGAGGCGCTGGAGTTGCAGCACAGGCCTGTGGTCATGCCCATCGACAAGCCAC AGAAACCGTGGAGAAAAGAGCCATGGAACGGTTCCACAATGCAGCCTGTGGTTTTACCCGCGAACCTCCACATGCAGACCCTCAGTGTCCCCGGCTGGAGCTACAGCTCCAACCACTCTGTGAACAGGCAGAACCTGGACCTGG gtaAGCAGGGGTCGGCACCAGATTTGGACCGAATACTGCTGAGGATCACACATCTGTATGAAACTGGGGAAGACCCGGTTCTGTCGGTGCCCACCACCATCAACCTGCGG GACGTCCTGCAAGGCATGGGTGAAGTAAAGGAAGTGAGGGAGCGATCCCTCACTGGAACCTGGGATATCTCTGATCTCCAGAGGTGGAAGTGGCAGACCAAAGAGGACCTTGATAAAAAGG GTGATGCTACATCTTTTGATATCGTCACCAAGGACTTCAATATCACCATATCACCCAAAGAGATCAGGACATTTTTCGTCTACTTCAAATAG
- the LOC114786473 gene encoding transcription factor IIIB 90 kDa subunit-like, whose amino-acid sequence MRVCKTCGGTDIDVDQSRGDAVCMGCGSVLEDNIIVSEVTFSESSSGKLSAVGQFVAGDSAGNAPSMGSAFFAGTGKESRAQTVQNARRQINQLGRQLQMNQHCLDTALNFYKMALSKRLTFGRKSAHVIAACLYMVCRTEGTPRILSEWIYYGSRASFYLLHKSF is encoded by the exons ATGAGGGTCTGCAAGACCTGCGGTGGGACCGACATTGATGTTGACCAGTCCAGGGGAGATGCAGTCTGCATGGGCTGTGGATCGGTCCTGGAGGACAACATCATCGTCTCCGAGGTCACTTTTTCGGAGAGCTCCAGTGGGAAACTATCGGCTGTGGGCCAGTTTGTGGCTGGAGATT ctgcaggaaatgcCCCTTCCATGGGTTCTGCTTTTTTTGCGGGGACAGGCAAGGAGTCCCGAGCCCAGACTGTGCAAAATG cAAGACGACAAATAAACCAACTGGGCCGGCAGCTGCAGATGAACCAGCACTGCTTGGACACGGCCTTAAACTTCTACAAGATGGCGCTGTCCAAACGTCTGACTTTTGGCCGCAAGTCGGCACACGTCATCGCCGCCTGCCTCTACATGGTGTGTCGAACGGAGGGGACCCCACGTATCCTTTCCGAATGGATTTATTACGGCTCCAGGGCAAGCTTTTACTTGCTGCACAAGTCTTTttga